The following proteins are co-located in the Eleginops maclovinus isolate JMC-PN-2008 ecotype Puerto Natales chromosome 23, JC_Emac_rtc_rv5, whole genome shotgun sequence genome:
- the hprt1 gene encoding hypoxanthine-guanine phosphoribosyltransferase isoform X2 → MATSSPCIVLSDDEQGYDLDLFCIPKHYATDLDRVYIPHGLILDRTERLAREIMKEMGGHHIVALCVLKGGYKFFADLLDYIKALNRNSDRSIPMTVDFIRLKSYCNDQSTGEIKVIGGDDLSTLTGKNVLIVEDIIDTGKTMKTLLELLKQYKPKMVKVASLLVKRTPRSVGYRPDFVGFEVPDKFVVGYALDYNEYFRDLNHICVISESGKEKYKA, encoded by the exons ctcAGCGATGATGAGCAGGGGTATGACCTGGACTTGTTCTGCATACCAAAGCATTACGCAACAGACCTGGATAGAGTCTACATCCCCCATGGACTCATCTTGGACAG GACAGAGAGACTGGCCAGAGAGATTATGAAGGAGATGGGGGGGCACCACATTGTGGCCCTCTGTGTGCTCAAAGGCGGTTACAAATTCTTTGCAGACCTGCTGGACTACATCAAGGCCCTGAACAGGAACAGTGACCGCTCCATCCCAATGACAGTGGACTTCATTCGCCTCAAGAGCTACTGT AATGACCAGTCGACTGGTGAAATCAAAGTCATTGGTGGAGATGACCTGTCTACACTGACGGGCAAG aaCGTCTTGATTGTGGAG GACATTATCGACACAGGGAAGACAATGAAGACATTATTGGAACTCCTCAAGCAGTACAAACCAAAAATGGTTAAAGTAGCAAG TTTGTTGGTGAAGAGAACACCAAGAAGTGTCGGCTACAGACCGGACT TTGTAGGATTTGAGGTGCCTGACAAGTTTGTGGTTGGATACGCACTAGACTACAACGAGTACTTCAGAGATCTAAAT cATATCTGCGTCATTAGTGAATCAGGGAAGGAGAAGTACAAGGCATGA
- the hprt1 gene encoding hypoxanthine-guanine phosphoribosyltransferase isoform X1: MATSSPCIVLSDDEQGYDLDLFCIPKHYATDLDRVYIPHGLILDRTERLAREIMKEMGGHHIVALCVLKGGYKFFADLLDYIKALNRNSDRSIPMTVDFIRLKSYCNDQSTGEIKVIGGDDLSTLTGKNVLIVEDIIDTGKTMKTLLELLKQYKPKMVKVASLLVKRTPRSVGYRPDFVGFEVPDKFVVGYALDYNEYFRDLNNNGVKLAFYNGLNDGVINIPK, from the exons ctcAGCGATGATGAGCAGGGGTATGACCTGGACTTGTTCTGCATACCAAAGCATTACGCAACAGACCTGGATAGAGTCTACATCCCCCATGGACTCATCTTGGACAG GACAGAGAGACTGGCCAGAGAGATTATGAAGGAGATGGGGGGGCACCACATTGTGGCCCTCTGTGTGCTCAAAGGCGGTTACAAATTCTTTGCAGACCTGCTGGACTACATCAAGGCCCTGAACAGGAACAGTGACCGCTCCATCCCAATGACAGTGGACTTCATTCGCCTCAAGAGCTACTGT AATGACCAGTCGACTGGTGAAATCAAAGTCATTGGTGGAGATGACCTGTCTACACTGACGGGCAAG aaCGTCTTGATTGTGGAG GACATTATCGACACAGGGAAGACAATGAAGACATTATTGGAACTCCTCAAGCAGTACAAACCAAAAATGGTTAAAGTAGCAAG TTTGTTGGTGAAGAGAACACCAAGAAGTGTCGGCTACAGACCGGACT TTGTAGGATTTGAGGTGCCTGACAAGTTTGTGGTTGGATACGCACTAGACTACAACGAGTACTTCAGAGATCTAAAT AATAATGGAGTAAAATTGGCTTTCTACAATGGATTAAACGACGGGGTAATAAATATacccaaataa